In the Danaus plexippus chromosome 4, MEX_DaPlex, whole genome shotgun sequence genome, one interval contains:
- the LOC116768784 gene encoding solute carrier family 22 member 3-like — protein sequence MVLSREAAGPQTASVTDILVKFGRYQIFQYILVSLPILFLSINNVNYIFVAGGVQYRCRITECDSSNATYSVPWWPSNIDPCTKPILNHTYLNSGVCTNSSFTGAVEKCTDWIYENHDTIIPEFNLACKPWMKNLVGLVHSAGMALAMLIGGVMADHLGRRTTLIICGLGCFVGNFKTLAPNYNLYIFIEFLEAVISGGVYTSGAVLMVEIAGLNKRVLAGVLFSYSIYLGEAIFALVGMVVPYWKTLIYIICSPPIIFLSYFVLVNESPRWLILKGKSDQAKEVLKSMAKTNKINIDFEDLYNMDEEKLKSMFNLGGPVKKQTLIEAFKSREIVKRFLVAAYCRFSCSFVYYGLLINSVVLPGDKYTNFFLAAMMSFPGELISMFFMNKIGRKLPLITGFLLGGISCIVSGYATHTWFKIFLFLLGKLVASSCYTGVVTYTVELFPTSVRGSLIGFCALASAFGNMLSPLTPALSPATASILFGCAAFLASSLLCLTPETKDTSLLDTIEQIESKKQKSDK from the exons ATGGTCCTTAGTCGTGAGGCTGCTGGTCCCCAAACGGCCAGTGTTACGGATATTTTGGTCAAGTTTGGAAGATaccaaatatttcaatacattcTGGTCAGTTTACCGATACTTTTTCTAtcgataaataatgttaattacatATTCGTGGCTGGCGGTGTCCAATACAG gTGTCGGATAACGGAATGCGATTCCTCAAATGCAACATACTCCGTCCCCTGGTGGCCGAGCAACATCGACCCATGCACCAAACCTATTTTAAACCACACTTATCTAAACAGTGGTGTATGCACTAACAGCAGTTTTACGGGGGCTGTAGAAAAGTGCACGGATTGGATTTATGAGAACCATGACACTATAATTCCTgag TTCAACTTAGCATGTAAACCTTGGATGAAAAACTTGGTGGGATTAGTTCACAGCGCTGGTATGGCCTTGGCGATGCTTATTGGTGGCGTAATGGCTGACCA TTTGGGTCGCAGAACTACTTTGATTATTTGCGGTCTAGGTTGTTTTGTAGGCAACTTCAAGACCCTAGCGCCTaactataacttatatatatttatagagttTTTAGAAGCTGTTATTTCCGGAGGAGTGTACACATCGGGGGCTGTTTTaa TGGTTGAAATTGCGGGCTTAAATAAAAGAGTCCTTGCTGGAGTTTTATTctcatattcaatatatttgggAGAAGCAATTTTCGCATTAGTCGGAATGGTAGTGCCGTATTGGAAAACACtaatctatataatttgttcCCCGcctataatatttctttcctATTTTGTACTGGTAAATGAAAGCCCTCGATGGCTTATCCTAAAAGGAAAAAGTGATCAGGCAAAAGAAGTTTTGAAATCAATGGCAAAAActaataagattaatattgattttgaagatttatataacatgGACGAAGAAAAACTCAAATCCATGTTCAACCTCGGAGGACCAGTAAAGAAACAAACACTTATTGAGGCGTTCAAGAGCAGAGAAATTGTGAAACGATTTTTAGTTGCAGCTTACTGCAGATTTTCTtgtagttttgtttattacggACTATTGATTAATTCTGTGGTACTGCCTGGAGACAAATACACAAATTTCTTTTTGGCAGCTATGATGTCATTTCCTGGTGAATTAATAAGCATGTTCTTCATGAACAAAATTGGTAGAAAGTTACCACTGATAACTGGATTTCTATTGGGTGGGATTTCATGTATCGTATCTGGATATGCCACACACA CATGGTTCAAAATTTTTCTGTTTCTTTTGGGGAAGCTGGTAGCATCGTCGTGCTATACAGGAGTCGTTACTTACACGGTTGAGTTGTTTCCAACAAGCGTTCGTGGATCGCTGATTGGGTTCTGCGCTCTGGCATCAGCATTCGGAAACATGTTGTCTCCTCTGACTCCTGCTTTG tcTCCTGCCACTGCTTCCATCCTTTTCGGATGCGCGGCGTTCTTAGCAAGCAGTCTTCTGTGCCTCACTCCTGAAACCAAAGACACTTCCCTCCTGGACACTATTGAACAAATTGAAAGCAAGAAACAGAAgagtgataaataa
- the LOC116768587 gene encoding VWFA and cache domain-containing protein CG16868 — protein sequence MKLIFLVFLFYTSISKSTRASNETCTEANSRCDYKSNVRMLADTLASKFNDIIIKELGSEYTSHLEIRTAHKVSRYHTTDISTLSNIVDKLDYKLSSAINILKEMNKVMDKNDTPSFTHPCPFNSIRKSVFIKRNGFHDLSSITMKTNIMGRFKDLKVKRQYYLSHLDYATDKDCVTMPHSNLRYLYHKIVHPKPKLFVFIIDNNMKFELLQHAVDIAKEITYSLQHIDLIALKITNMTNFMKFEDTCSSDGMSNLGNATDNNKMLFREYLNTLEVATTNVSPSAINKEIKSLLAEKKIPLQKLFIFLTDSKIISDDAWLKLFPMPEKNELTKFSIGLIQENSERNSSLKILHFEKMHNHSNHSMVKLHINSGDVVGQVASAFISLLPSDYKEELKAEGPSWEATERDFMISLLYPKASGILGLDLHWSDLAEDIIYFKGSNENKRAFVIDFSGTVIMHTYFPRPESTTDKIKFTNLETIEAHSFMDVVKKQLLSQVTGNYTVEIKDSSRSITYSWKWVQDLYVVCIVHEVHSNSTLLNKSNIFFTKTSKEILFHRLDLFPPKTGKICRHFKQIATIDQGTVYLSPSSFESPFTYLYDMGDGQEAVSYMQNYLAYLRSVAHGLLSNPGLKNEIQQDVGFLNSILSFYKRQHLHGPYSKYIVRRYAVTENGVLVMFPGTVLEYDYEPVRRPWYIFALNNPGTIILTPPNLDVGGAGYIVTISYAVRSPIYPTMVVSMDVTMGFLYKLLIDSFSQCAMSNVKCFIMNNRGYLISHPGLMDPNSSGPIEQQHITHKESMIAIDMLNHKGFVKKRLCSNFYDKTIQRFYEFNNSLTNILSNMVSADHCVHYYVASIPGTNAFIGVVNASCSIGAFCPCSMVDRLCLNCNRMEQTECECPCECSSELYDCPNANATKLNENIPLCGMMPENNHHKSHFFHNFAENLKSCFDFQCETYLSHSSCLGVLGCEWCQIDADGHSPLATPFCTSQSTCFNGVLGAVTPYGEGTFGHISRDAFANYSAIGPIVGCIVTVSLIIAVAIYCYRQNTTTDSCHNLYVDGPETWHDPDVQMSHMPTDDLLDPSGQDKLLEIEAPISPYRVITGYRRPHTAGGSDQGYSTMTPHEDSEATGFSVNDPTVLSDDTKSDASFPAPPKIKPRVKVADLTMTILPCGKNSVLAPVTVHRHMEAS from the coding sequence ATGAAGCTGATATTTCTAGTGTTCCTTTTTTATACGAGTATCTCTAAATCAACAAGAGCCTCGAATGAAACCTGCACAGAGGCGAACTCTCGATGTGATTATAAGTCGAATGTTCGGATGTTAGCAGATACTTTGGCTAGTAagtttaatgatattattattaaagaactcGGCAGCGAATATACCTCGCACTTAGAGATACGAACAGCTCATAAAGTAAGCCGATATCACACTACAGACATCAGTACTTTATCAAATATTGTAGATAAATTGGATTATAAACTGTCCTCAGcaattaatatactaaaagAAATGAATAAGGTCATGGATAAAAATGATACTCCGTCCTTCACACATCCATGTCCATTTAATTCAATACGCAAATCAGTCTTCATTAAGAGAAATGGTTTTCATGATTTGTCTTCCAtaacaatgaaaacaaatatcatgGGTCGTTTCAAAgacttaaaagttaaaaggcaatattatttatcccATTTAGACTATGCTACGGACAAAGATTGTGTAACTATGCCACATTCGAACTTAAGATACCTATACCATAAAATAGTGCATCCTaaaccaaaattatttgtctttataattgataataacaTGAAGTTTGAATTACTCCAACATGCAGTTGATATTGCAAAAGAAATTACTTATTCTCTGCAACACATCGATCTCATTGCCttaaaaatcacaaatatGACCAATTTTATGAAGTTTGAGGACACATGTAGCAGCGACGGTATGTCAAACTTAGGAAATGCAACAGACAACAACAAAATGCTTTTTCGAGAATACTTAAACACTTTAGAAGTGGCAACCACTAATGTATCACCATCGGCAAtcaacaaagaaattaaaagtttacttgcagaaaagaaaataccccttcaaaaacttttcattttcttaACTGATTCCAAAATTATAAGCGATGATGCCTGGCTAAAACTCTTTCCTATGCCTGAAAAAAATGAGCTTACGAAATTCTCCATTGGCCTGATACAAGAGAATTCTGAGAGGAATTCCTCcctgaaaatattacattttgagAAAATGCATAATCATTCCAACCACTCTATGGTCAAACTGCATATTAACAGTGGTGATGTTGTTGGACAAGTTGCTTCAGCATTCATTTCTCTCTTGCCGAGTGATTATAAAGAGGAGCTTAAAGCTGAAGGCCCCTCATGGGAAGCCACCGAAAGAGACTTCATGATATCTTTACTTTATCCCAAAGCGAGTGGTATACTGGGATTGGATCTACATTGGTCAGATCTGGCtgaagatataatatattttaaaggatcAAATGAAAACAAGAGAGCTTTTGTGATAGATTTTTCTGGCACAGTTATTATGCACACATATTTTCCTCGACCTGAGTCAACTAcggacaaaattaaatttactaatcTAGAAACGATTGAGGCTCACAGTTTCATGGACGTTGTTAAAAAACAATTGCTATCGCAAGTTACTGGAAACTACACAGTGGAGATAAAAGATTCTTCTAGGTCAATAACATATTCATGGAAATGGGTACAAGATTTATATGTTGTTTGTATAGTGCACGAAGTCCACAGCAATTCaacattgttaaataaaagtaatatattttttactaaaacaagcaaagaaatattgtttcaCAGGCTGGATTTGTTTCCACCAAAAACGGGTAAAATCTGCCGGCACTTTAAACAGATAGCAACTATAGATCAGGGTACTGTTTATTTGAGCCCTTCCAGTTTCGAGTCTCCATTTACATACTTATACGATATGGGTGACGGTCAGGAAGCTGTTTCATACATGCAAAATTATTTGGCCTATTTACGAAGTGTGGCTCATGGTCTTCTATCCAACCCAGGCTTAAAGAACGAAATACAGCAAGATGTAGGTTTTCTTAATTCTATACTATCCTTCTATAAACGTCAACATTTACATGGGCCGTATTCTAAGTATATAGTTAGAAGATACGCTGTCACTGAAAACGGGGTACTAGTAATGTTTCCCGGCACCGTTTTGGAATATGATTATGAACCGGTCAGGAGGCCTTGGTATATATTTGCTCTAAATAATCCCggtactattattttaacaccGCCCAACTTAGATGTAGGAGGAGCTGGTTACATTGTAACCATTTCGTATGCTGTAAGAAGCCCCATATATCCTACCATGGTTGTTTCTATGGATGTCACCATGGGTTTCCTTTATAAACTATTGATTGATAGTTTTTCACAATGTGCCATGTCGAACGTTAAGTGTTTCATAATGAATAACCGGGGTTATTTGATCTCCCATCCCGGGTTGATGGATCCCAATAGTTCCGGACCGATAGAGCAACAACACATAACCCACAAGGAATCAATGATAGCCATTGACATGTTAAACCACAAGGGTTTTGTAAAGAAAAGGTTATGCAGCAACTTCTATGATAAAACTATTCAgagattttatgaattcaataatTCTTTGACgaatattttgtcaaatatGGTGTCGGCCGATCACTGTGTACATTATTACGTAGCTTCCATTCCTGGAACCAACGCTTTTATAGGCGTCGTCAACGCCTCTTGCAGCATCGGGGCTTTCTGTCCATGCAGTATGGTAGACCGTCTGTGCCTAAATTGTAACAGAATGGAACAAACTGAATGCGAGTGTCCCTGCGAATGTAGCTCAGAGTTGTATGATTGTCCCAATGCGAATGCAACAAAACTAAATGAAAACATTCCTCTCTGTGGTATGATGCCCGAAAATAACCACCACAAATCACATTTCTTCCACAATTTCGCTGAAAACCTCAAGTCCTGTTTTGATTTTCAATGCGAGACATATCTTTCCCATTCTTCTTGTTTGGGTGTTTTAGGTTGTGAGTGGTGTCAGATAGACGCAGATGGACATTCACCGTTGGCAACTCCATTCTGTACTTCCCAATCTACTTGTTTTAATGGAGTCTTGGGCGCAGTGACTCCTTACGGTGAAGGTACCTTCGGCCACATAAGTCGAGACGCCTTCGCCAATTATTCCGCGATCGGTCCAATAGTGGGTTGCATCGTGACAGTGAGTCTGATTATCGCCGTGGCTATTTATTGCTACCGACAGAACACTACAACTGATAGCTGTCACAATCTATATGTAGACGGCCCTGAGACTTGGCACGACCCAGACGTCCAAATGAGTCATATGCCCACTGACGACCTACTCGATCCTTCTGGTCAGGATAAGTTGTTGGAAATAGAGGCGCCCATATCTCCATATCGCGTCATCACTGGATATAGACGGCCTCATACCGCTGGTGGTTCAGATCAAGGTTATTCAACCATGACGCCCCACGAAGACTCAGAAGCCACTGGTTTTTCCGTCAACGATCCAACCGTTTTATCCGACGATACGAAATCCGATGCCAGTTTCCCAGCACCCCCAAAAATCAAACCAAGAGTCAAAGTTGCTGATCTCACAATGACGATTCTTCCATGTGGCAAGAACAGTGTCCTAGCTCCCGTCACAGTCCACAGACATATGGAAGcctcttaa
- the LOC116768665 gene encoding la-related protein 7 — translation MSESESAEVIEETKLDNSPRKRVRHRKKQIYENIMKQMEFYFSDANLSKDRFLGDLVKNDPYVPITEFLKFNKIRSMTQDVGDIVKAMKHSTFLELSEDKTKVARKTPMLPYDADQRTIYVESIPVTASLNWLDRVFSDYGQVAYISLPKFKNSQKNKGFAFIEFASPQDAQNCISTFTKMGCKLPSCMPPEELSSIKMFSAEPAELSENNYEPPKKKSKKIKEKKPKSLDLKQDESDSEKNLDTPTEESKENISTACEETKITDAESKDDITSHDEMTDEVPRKKKVKKRSSKEKGKSKALAKGEVSKGALWGLQVLPKCEWKALRNKYLNLQRKYMKEIKSNWQNRKHTYPGILPPDPAIEVPVNTTPDIESGKNLEPLQKIPGVFVKENLKEPCLDVRLLKRTIKTNIHVLHVEAKEGQSEVIIRFDSSKAADEYCTSNTHALVLRGSDEQEQWRRAESARACKRTRGRTRVLARTAPHTLAPASPQPTHTHIRFDE, via the exons atgtCTGAATCCGAAAGTGCCGAAGTTATCGAAGAAACAAAACTTGATAACAGCCCCCGAAAACGGGTTCGACATCGGAAAAAGCAGATATATgagaatattatgaaacaaatggAATTCTACTTTAGCGATGCTAATCTCAGTAAAGATAGATTTTTAGGGGATTTGGTTAAAAACGATCCTTATGTACCGATAAcagaatttttgaaatttaataagattcGATCTATGACTCAGGATGTTGGTGATATTGTTAAGGCCATGAAGCACTCAACTTTTTTGGAATTATCAGAAGACAAAACCaaa GTCGCTAGGAAAACTCCAATGCTTCCATATGATGCAGACCAGAGGACCATCTATGTTGAGTCAATACCAGTTACAGCAAGTCTTAATTGGCTGGATAGAGTTTTCTCTGACTATGGACAAGTTGCATATATATCACTGCCAAAGTTTAAGAACTCACAGAAAAACAAG ggTTTTGCATTCATAGAATTTGCATCACCTCAAGACGCTCAAAACTGTATCAGTACATTTACCAAAATGGGATGTAAATTACCATCATGTATGCCCCCGGAGGAATTATCTTCCATCAAAATGTTCAGTGCGGAACCAGCAGAGTTATCAGAGAACAACTATGAGCCTCctaaaaagaaatctaaaaaGATTAAGGAGAAAAAACCGAAAAGCCTAGACCTAAAACAGGACGAGTCTGATAGTGAAAAAAATTTGGATACACCAAcg GAGGAGTCTAAGGAAAATATCTCTACAGCATGTGAg GAAACTAAAATAACAGATGCAGAATCCAAAGACGATATAACAAGTCACGATGAAATGACCGATGAAGTTCCAAGgaagaaaaaagttaaaaaacgCTCTTCCAAAGAAAAGGGCAAATCGAAGGCTCTCGCTAAAGGTGAAGTATCCAAGGGAGCTCTCTGGGGTCTGCAAGTGTTACCCAAATGTGAATGGAAAGCTCTTAGgaataaatatctcaatctACAAAGGAAATACATGaaggaaattaaaagtaattggCAGAATAGGAAGCACACCTACCCTGGAATACTCCCACCAGATCCAGCTATCGAAGTAccag TAAACACCACACCGGACATAGAAAGCGGCAAGAATTTAGAGCCGTTACAAAAGATACCGGGAGTATTTGTTAAGGAGAATCTAAAGGAACCTTGTCTAGATGTGAGGTTACTGAAAAGAACT ATCAAAACTAACATTCATGTTCTACATGTCGAGGCGAAAGAGGGACAGTCTGAAGTCATAATACGCTTTGATTCTTCCAAAGCGGCCGATGAG TATTGTACTAGCAATACACACGCGTTAGTACTCCGCGGTTCCGACGAGCAAGAGCAATGGCGGCGCGCGGAATCAGCACGCGCGTGTAAAAGGACACGAGGCCGCACACGCGTGCTGGCTCGCACCGCGCCGCACACACTCGCACCCGCCTCGCCGcaacccacacacacacatattcgatttgatgaataa